The Sagittula sp. P11 genome window below encodes:
- a CDS encoding ABC transporter permease subunit: MIVFLIYAIVFVVSFVLVKFIVRKTTTDYTSLKTVTFGDESAVVPNRIASVISILVIFLLWAAFTGSKLVPGFMHAPGPFIGDATFTYTATAEGVEPDDATVTVRVFEVGTEAEAPEVDPGEGWAKNDSDIVGAWRSGLIRVDRNDELDRDAGHTVIAVNGEPIEPGGSVMTEFGRVGMSPKGTLNFEPAKGLQMEPIWLPPPEAVVARLGEIASDGYRDSTLWEHLGYSLFRVILGFLFGALVGIPLGYAMGLSDWFRGWFDPIVEFMRPVPPLALIPLVIIWAGIGEVGKIILLFLAALWIMAIAARAGVSGVAISKVHAAYSLGASKWQIMRHVIVPNSLPEIFTGARVAMGVCWGTVVAAELVAAEKGAGMMIMVASKFQLTDIVLMGIILIGIIGFGIDILMRWAERVLVPWKGRV, translated from the coding sequence ATGATCGTCTTCCTGATCTACGCAATCGTCTTCGTCGTGTCCTTCGTGCTGGTGAAGTTCATCGTGCGCAAGACGACGACCGACTACACCTCGCTCAAGACGGTGACCTTCGGGGACGAAAGCGCCGTGGTCCCGAACCGCATCGCCAGCGTGATCTCGATCCTCGTGATCTTCCTTCTTTGGGCAGCCTTCACCGGGTCGAAGCTGGTGCCGGGTTTCATGCACGCTCCGGGGCCGTTCATCGGCGACGCCACGTTCACCTACACAGCGACGGCAGAAGGGGTCGAACCCGACGACGCCACCGTGACCGTCCGGGTGTTCGAGGTCGGCACCGAAGCCGAAGCGCCGGAGGTCGACCCCGGCGAAGGTTGGGCGAAGAACGACAGCGACATCGTGGGGGCCTGGCGCTCCGGCCTGATCCGCGTCGACCGCAACGACGAGTTGGACCGCGACGCAGGCCACACCGTGATCGCGGTAAACGGCGAACCCATCGAGCCGGGCGGCTCCGTCATGACGGAATTCGGCAGGGTCGGCATGTCGCCCAAGGGCACGCTGAACTTCGAACCGGCGAAGGGCTTGCAGATGGAGCCGATCTGGCTTCCGCCGCCAGAGGCCGTCGTGGCCCGCCTGGGTGAGATCGCCTCCGACGGGTACCGCGACTCGACCCTGTGGGAGCACTTGGGCTACTCGCTCTTCCGCGTGATCCTCGGCTTCCTCTTCGGGGCGCTGGTCGGCATCCCCTTGGGCTACGCCATGGGCCTGTCGGACTGGTTCCGCGGCTGGTTCGACCCGATCGTGGAGTTCATGCGCCCCGTGCCGCCGCTGGCCCTGATCCCGCTGGTCATCATCTGGGCGGGCATCGGCGAGGTGGGAAAGATCATTCTCTTGTTCCTGGCGGCGCTCTGGATCATGGCCATCGCCGCGCGGGCGGGGGTGTCCGGCGTGGCGATCTCCAAGGTGCATGCGGCCTATTCGCTGGGCGCGTCCAAGTGGCAGATCATGCGGCACGTCATCGTCCCGAACTCCTTGCCCGAGATCTTCACCGGCGCGCGGGTGGCGATGGGGGTCTGCTGGGGCACCGTCGTCGCGGCGGAGCTTGTCGCGGCCGAGAAGGGCGCCGGGATGATGATCATGGTCGCCTCGAAGTTCCAGCTGACCGACATCGTGCTCATGGGGATCATCCTGATCGGCATCATCGGCTTCGGCATCGACATCCTGATGCGATGGGCCGAGAGGGTGCTGGTCCCCTGGAAGGGCCGGGTCTGA
- a CDS encoding ABC transporter ATP-binding protein yields MSGLAIENLSMRFDLPNGSSVQALKDVSLALAPGELLSVLGPSGCGKTTLLNIVAGFLAPTEGQVVMNGHRVRGPDRERGMVFQQGALFEWMSVRENVSFGPRMAGKRERDWAQTVDHLLEVVGLKDFKEKAVYELSGGMQQRVALARCLANEPDVILMDEPLGALDALTREKMQGLVLKLWKETGKTIILITHSVEEALLLGERLLVMAPRPGRIHREYRLPFADMGVNADLREVKKHPDFGQKREEILSMIWDMEEEIMGRSEAAE; encoded by the coding sequence ATGAGCGGTCTCGCCATCGAAAACCTGTCCATGCGCTTCGACCTGCCCAACGGCAGTTCCGTGCAGGCGCTGAAGGATGTGTCGCTTGCCCTTGCCCCCGGAGAGCTGCTGAGCGTCCTCGGCCCCTCGGGCTGCGGCAAGACCACGCTTCTGAACATCGTCGCCGGGTTCCTCGCGCCGACCGAGGGGCAGGTCGTGATGAACGGCCACCGGGTGCGCGGACCCGACCGCGAACGCGGCATGGTCTTCCAGCAGGGCGCGCTATTCGAGTGGATGAGCGTCCGGGAAAACGTCTCGTTCGGCCCCCGCATGGCGGGGAAGCGCGAGCGTGACTGGGCACAGACCGTCGATCACCTGCTGGAGGTCGTGGGCCTGAAGGACTTCAAGGAAAAGGCCGTCTACGAGCTGTCGGGCGGTATGCAGCAGCGCGTGGCCCTCGCCCGCTGCCTTGCGAACGAGCCCGACGTCATCCTGATGGACGAACCGCTGGGCGCGCTGGATGCGCTGACCCGCGAAAAGATGCAGGGGCTGGTGCTGAAACTCTGGAAAGAGACCGGCAAGACCATCATCCTCATCACCCACTCGGTCGAAGAGGCGCTCTTGCTGGGCGAGCGCCTGCTGGTCATGGCGCCGCGCCCGGGCCGCATCCACCGCGAATACCGGCTGCCGTTTGCCGACATGGGCGTGAACGCCGACCTGCGCGAGGTCAAGAAGCACCCCGACTTCGGCCAGAAACGCGAGGAGATCCTCAGCATGATCTGGGACATGGAAGAGGAAATCATGGGACGATCGGAGGCGGCGGAATGA
- a CDS encoding ABC transporter substrate-binding protein yields MKKTLLGAVAGMAVMAGMAQAQEITVGYFLEWPMPFQYAKAEGMYEEAMGVDINWVSFDTGTAMSAAMASGDVHLSVSQGVPPFVVAVSAGQDLQILDVAVSYADNDNCVVAEALEIDKDSAGELAGKKVAVPLGTAAHYGFLKQMNHFGVDISSMEVVDMAPPDGAAAIAQGSVDMACGWGGSLRRMKEHGNVLLTGAEKEDLGILVFDVTSGPAGWVAENSDIVSQFLAVTAEANAMWADEANHEKMLPVIAKDAGMDEDATMATISTFVFPTVEDQLTEKWLGGGAQEFMKGVADVFVEAGSIDAALDSYAENVNTGPLEAANGM; encoded by the coding sequence ATGAAAAAGACCCTTCTGGGCGCCGTGGCAGGGATGGCCGTCATGGCCGGGATGGCGCAGGCCCAAGAGATTACAGTCGGTTACTTCCTCGAATGGCCGATGCCCTTCCAGTACGCCAAGGCCGAAGGCATGTACGAAGAGGCGATGGGCGTCGACATCAACTGGGTCAGCTTTGACACCGGCACCGCGATGAGCGCCGCAATGGCATCCGGCGACGTACACCTGTCCGTCAGCCAAGGGGTGCCGCCCTTCGTGGTCGCTGTCTCTGCCGGGCAGGATCTGCAGATCCTCGACGTCGCGGTGTCCTATGCCGACAACGACAACTGCGTCGTGGCCGAGGCGCTGGAGATCGACAAGGACTCTGCCGGCGAACTGGCCGGCAAGAAGGTCGCCGTCCCGCTGGGCACCGCCGCACACTATGGTTTCCTCAAGCAGATGAACCACTTCGGCGTCGATATCTCGTCCATGGAAGTGGTCGACATGGCGCCGCCGGACGGGGCCGCGGCCATCGCGCAGGGCTCTGTCGACATGGCCTGCGGCTGGGGCGGCTCGCTGCGCCGCATGAAGGAGCACGGCAACGTGCTGCTGACCGGCGCGGAGAAGGAAGATCTGGGCATTCTCGTCTTCGACGTGACCTCCGGCCCGGCGGGCTGGGTGGCCGAGAACTCCGACATCGTGTCGCAATTCCTGGCCGTGACCGCCGAGGCGAACGCCATGTGGGCGGACGAGGCCAACCACGAGAAGATGCTGCCGGTCATCGCCAAGGACGCGGGCATGGACGAGGACGCCACCATGGCGACCATCTCCACCTTCGTCTTCCCGACGGTCGAGGACCAGCTGACCGAGAAGTGGCTGGGCGGCGGCGCGCAGGAGTTCATGAAGGGCGTGGCCGACGTCTTCGTCGAGGCGGGCTCCATCGACGCGGCGCTCGACAGCTACGCGGAGAACGTGAACACCGGTCCGCTCGAGGCGGCGAACGGCATGTAA
- a CDS encoding aspartate aminotransferase family protein, with the protein MDGTYSQNDLSHVVDADKAHVWHHLVQHKAFETKDPNIIIEGKGMRVWNQAGKEHLDAVSGGVWTVNVGYGRERIAKAVYDQLMRLNYFAGASGSVPGALFAEKLIEKMPGMTRVYYTNSGSEANEKAFKMIRQIAHKRYGGKKHKILYRDRDYHGTTIGCLSAGGQDERNAQYGPFTPGFVRVPHCLEYRKHEQDGAPVENYGVWAAEQIEKVILAEGPDTVGGLCLEPVTAGGGVIAPPDGYWQKVQEICRKYEVLLHIDEVVCGVGRTGTWFGYQHYGIEPDFVTMAKGVASGYAAIACMVTTERVFEMFKDDATDPMNYFRDISTFGGCTAGPAAAIENMAIIEEEDLLGNTTAMGDYMLDQLSALADRHKVIGDVRGKGLFLGAELVTDRQSKEVVPETQVQAVVADCMAQGVIIGATNRSVPGRNNTLCFSPALIATKDDIDEIVSAVDGALGRIFA; encoded by the coding sequence ATGGACGGCACCTACTCCCAGAATGATCTCTCCCACGTGGTGGATGCAGACAAGGCCCACGTCTGGCACCACCTCGTTCAGCACAAGGCCTTCGAGACGAAGGACCCCAACATCATCATCGAGGGCAAGGGTATGCGCGTCTGGAACCAGGCGGGCAAGGAGCACCTCGATGCGGTCTCCGGCGGTGTCTGGACGGTCAACGTCGGCTACGGCCGCGAGCGGATCGCCAAGGCCGTATATGACCAGCTCATGCGCCTGAACTACTTTGCCGGCGCCTCCGGGTCTGTGCCCGGCGCGCTCTTCGCCGAGAAGCTGATCGAGAAGATGCCGGGCATGACCCGCGTCTACTACACGAATTCCGGTTCGGAGGCGAACGAGAAGGCCTTCAAGATGATCCGCCAGATCGCGCACAAGCGGTACGGCGGCAAGAAGCACAAGATCCTGTACCGCGACCGCGACTACCACGGCACCACCATCGGCTGCCTCTCGGCGGGCGGTCAGGACGAGCGCAACGCGCAGTACGGCCCCTTCACCCCCGGCTTCGTCCGCGTTCCACATTGCCTTGAGTACCGCAAGCACGAGCAGGACGGCGCACCGGTCGAGAACTACGGCGTCTGGGCCGCCGAGCAAATCGAAAAGGTCATCCTCGCCGAGGGTCCGGACACCGTGGGCGGTCTGTGCCTCGAGCCGGTGACCGCGGGCGGCGGTGTGATCGCCCCGCCGGACGGCTACTGGCAGAAAGTGCAGGAGATCTGCCGCAAGTACGAGGTGCTGCTGCACATCGACGAGGTGGTCTGCGGCGTGGGTCGGACCGGTACCTGGTTCGGCTACCAGCACTACGGGATCGAGCCTGACTTCGTCACCATGGCGAAAGGCGTGGCCTCCGGCTATGCCGCCATCGCCTGCATGGTCACGACAGAGCGCGTCTTCGAGATGTTCAAGGACGATGCCACCGATCCGATGAACTACTTCCGCGATATCTCCACCTTCGGGGGCTGCACGGCGGGTCCCGCGGCCGCGATCGAGAACATGGCGATCATCGAGGAAGAGGACCTGCTCGGGAACACCACGGCGATGGGCGACTACATGCTGGACCAGCTCAGCGCGCTGGCCGACCGGCACAAGGTCATCGGCGACGTGCGCGGCAAGGGTCTGTTCCTCGGCGCCGAACTGGTGACCGACCGCCAGTCGAAAGAGGTCGTACCGGAGACGCAGGTGCAGGCCGTCGTTGCGGACTGCATGGCGCAGGGCGTCATCATCGGCGCGACCAACCGGTCCGTCCCGGGGCGCAACAACACGCTGTGTTTCTCGCCCGCGCTGATCGCGACGAAGGACGACATCGACGAGATCGTCTCTGCCGTGGACGGTGCACTGGGTCGCATCTTCGCATGA